Within the Acetonema longum DSM 6540 genome, the region TATGGGCATATATACTATCTATCCCAAGCCCAATCTGAGTAAACGCTACCATCATCAATATGTTCGTCCCTATCTTTTGCGAAAAATGGCGATTACCCGCCCCGATCAAGTTTGGGGTATCGATATAACGTACATAAGAATGCAAAAAGGCTTTCTTTACCTATTCGTTATCATCGATTGGTACAGCCGCTATATTGTGGATTATGAACTGTCCAGTACACTTGATAAATCTTTTGTTTTGGCCTGCTTGAAGCGATCTTTTACCTTTAGAAAACCGGAAATCATCAACAGCGACCAGGGCGGTCACTTTACCAATCCAGAGTACATTCTGCTTTTAGAAGAAGCTGGTGTGAAGGTATCCATGGATGGTAAGGGACAATGTCTGGACAACGCCCGGACGGAACGCTTTTTTCGGACTCTTAAATACGACCGCATCTACATCAATGAATATGAGACTCCCCGTGAGCTACGCAGTATGCTCAGAGACTATATGAAAACGTACAATACCCATCGGCCTCACTCTGCCCTGGGCGGATTATGCCCTGCCCAATATTATTTCGGAAATATGCCCCTGGAGGCTGTTTCATACCAAAAAGCACAGAAAGGAGCATAACTTAGTTTTCTCTAGTTTGTGTCTTGACTTA harbors:
- a CDS encoding IS3 family transposase; translation: AGRVRLTVKRQAELLSINRTSVYRKPSPPVINEQDLFLMRRIDEIHTDEPTWGYRTITQILRRESAAAINRKKVRRLMRDMGIYTIYPKPNLSKRYHHQYVRPYLLRKMAITRPDQVWGIDITYIRMQKGFLYLFVIIDWYSRYIVDYELSSTLDKSFVLACLKRSFTFRKPEIINSDQGGHFTNPEYILLLEEAGVKVSMDGKGQCLDNARTERFFRTLKYDRIYINEYETPRELRSMLRDYMKTYNTHRPHSALGGLCPAQYYFGNMPLEAVSYQKAQKGA